From one Dama dama isolate Ldn47 chromosome 4, ASM3311817v1, whole genome shotgun sequence genomic stretch:
- the LOC133054474 gene encoding phospholipase A2 inhibitor and Ly6/PLAUR domain-containing protein-like, with amino-acid sequence MKPSMKPETFLLASTLLCTLLGLGYPLSCEVCTSDGPNCSGKLQTCAPDEDSCMVVLTESNRKGSLAVTSYKGCAKSSECDSGSFAITMNTENYMGSRRRCCKNDGCNKEPMPAIVRNHTENGLRCPSCIAAFSETCTSTLKAVCVGEETHCVAVSGLAQPGIKFAARGCGTETACHIKPGTLVPSGSRLLTIKKTSCRPSPQASGKAE; translated from the exons ATGAAGCCTTCCATGAAACCTGAGACCTTCCTGCTGGCCTCCACCCTGCTCTGCACCCTCCTGGGTCTGG GGTACCCGCTAAGCTGTGAGGTGTGTACCAGTGACGGTCCCAACTGCAGTGGAAAACTGCAGACTTGTGCCCCGGATGAAGACTCCTGCATGGTTGTCTTGACTGAGAGCAACAGAA AGGGCTCGTTGGCGGTGACCAGCTACAAGGGGTGTGCGAAATCCAGCGAGTGTGACTCAGGATCCTTCGCCATCACCATGAACACTGAGAACTACATGGGGTCCAGGAGGCGCTGCTGCAAGAACGATGGGTGCAACAAGGAGCCCATGCCCG CGATCGTGAGAAACCACACAGAGAATGGCCTTCGGTGTCCTTCCTGCATCGCTGCCTTTTCGGAAACATGCACTTCGACTCTCAAAGCGGTCTGCGTTGGTGAGGAAACCCACTGTGTCGCCGTGTCTGGCCTCGCACAGCCTG GTATCAAATTTGCGGCCCGGGGCTGTGGTACGGAGACCGCCTGCCACATCAAGCCTGGGACCTTGGTGCCCTCAGGCTCTCGTTTGTTGACCATCAAGAAGACCAGCTGTCGTCCAAGCCCCCAGGCTTCTGGCAAGGCTGAGTGA
- the LOC133054472 gene encoding phospholipase A2 inhibitor and Ly6/PLAUR domain-containing protein-like: MKPSMKPETFLLASALLCTLLGLGCSLSCEVCVSDGPNCNGKLQTCAPDKDSCIVVVTESNRKGSLVVTSYKGCAKSSECDSGSFAITMNTENYMGSRRHCCQDDGCNQDPLPAIVRNHTENGLRCPSCIAAFTETCTSTQEAVCVGEETHCVAVFGLAQPGIKFAARGCGTETACHIKPGTLVPSGSRLLTIKKTSCRPSSQASGKAE, translated from the exons ATGAAGCCTTCCATGAAACCTGAGACCTTCCTGCTGGCCTCTGCACTGCTCTGCACCCTCCTGGGTTTGG GGTGCTCACTAAGCTGTGAGGTGTGTGTCAGTGACGGTCCCAACTGCAATGGAAAACTGCAGACTTGTGCCCCGGACAAGGACTCCTGCATTGTTGTCGTGACTGAGAGCAATAGAA AGGGCTCCTTGGTGGTGACCAGCTACAAGGGGTGTGCAAAATCCAGCGAGTGTGACTCAGGATCCTTCGCCATCACCATGAACACTGAGAACTACATGGGGTCCAGGAGGCACTGCTGCCAGGACGATGGGTGCAACCAGGACCCGCTGCCCG CGATCGTGAGAAACCACACAGAGAATGGCCTTCGGTGTCCTTCCTGCATCGCTGCCTTTACGGAAACATGCACTTCGACTCAGGAAGCGGTCTGCGTTGGTGAAGAAACCCACTGTGTCGCCGTGTTTGGCCTCGCACAGCCTG GTATCAAATTTGCTGCCCGGGGCTGTGGTACAGAGACCGCCTGCCACATCAAGCCTGGGACCCTGGTGCCCTCAGGCTCTCGTTTGTTGACCATCAAGAAGACCAGCTGTCGTCCAAGCTCCCAGGCTtctggcaaggctgagtga